The genomic DNA GACTGAAGATCGGGCTGTCCCCCGTTCAAATCGGGGAGGCGGCATGTTTCTGCGGCCGACCACGCGAGCGAGCGTAGCGAGTGAGCCGTCGGCCGCGGAACTGCCCCTGAGCCGATTTGAACACGCGAGTCGCAGCCCCGCGCAGGCGAACGGAGTGAGGCGAGCAGGAACGTCTCGCACCTGTTCAAATCGGGGAGGCGGCATCCTGCTGCTACACGATTCTCGTTCGAAGAGCCTTCGTGCCCGACTGAAGATCGGGCTGTCCCCCGTCCCCGCGAGCGAAGCGAGCGGGGGCTCGGAAGACGAGCGTAGCGAAGTCTTCCGGCGTTCAAATCGGGGAGGCGGCACTCGTTCTACGAACACCGTGAGCAGACGAGTGGCAACGACGCGATTCGAACACCCCCACACGGCGGGGAAGCCGCGTTCCCTGCGACGCTACAGTTAGACCGCTTCCGACGATACTGGTCCATGGACCTGGGCGCTGCAGACGTGTACGAGACCAGCGTGACCACCGCCCGGGAGAACCTCGAGCGGGCGGGTGACCTCGACGCGTTCCTCTTTGCCGTCTCCGAGGACGGCGACCTCAACGCCACCATCGGGACCAACGAGAGCGGCGCGGGCGCGGTGCCCCTGGAGGAACTGGTCGGTATCGCGCTGCTCCTCCTCGCACGGAGTCACGACATCCACCCAGCGGTGCTGGCCCACGGGGCCGCCGAGTTCGCCATCGAGAACTACGACGCCACCGAGTAGGCGCCACCGGGCGTATCCGCGGCCGAGTGGTCGCCGCCGAACGTATCCGTCACGGGGTGTGACCCCCAGATGTGAACGCCTCGACACTCGTCCTCGCGTTCGGCGCGGTGCTGTTCGTCCTCCCGATTCCCGGGACGTTCGTCTCCGGTGCACTGGTGGTGCTTGCGGGGCTCGTCGCCCGCCGGCTCGGATCGTAGCCGCCGGCCCGGTCCCGCTCAGCGCACGTCCGGCGCCTCGTCCCCGGCCTTGCCGGGAATCTCCACCTCGATCTCCAGTTCGGGTTCGCCGACGCCGTCGTAGTCGATCTCCAGTTCGACGGGTTCGCCGAACGCGAACGGGAGTTCCCAGGCCTCATCGCCGCTCTCGTCGACGATGGTGAGTTCCTCGTCGTCGCGGAGCTGCTCGCCCAGTCGGATCAGGAACTCCCCGGCATCGGCGGCATTCAGCCGGTACTCCTGCTCGAAATCCCGGCCCTGTCGGATGAGCGTCCGCTCCGGCTCGGCCTCCTCCTCGTCCGTGCCTGTCTCCGTTGGCATGACGTGTGACTTTTCGGCACGCCAAAAAATGAATCCGTCGGCTGGGGGCCGGTCCGCCGTGCGCGGCCGAAGGCCCTTGACGACGGCCGCC from Haloglomus litoreum includes the following:
- a CDS encoding amphi-Trp domain-containing protein is translated as MPTETGTDEEEAEPERTLIRQGRDFEQEYRLNAADAGEFLIRLGEQLRDDEELTIVDESGDEAWELPFAFGEPVELEIDYDGVGEPELEIEVEIPGKAGDEAPDVR